In a single window of the candidate division WOR-1 bacterium RIFOXYB2_FULL_36_35 genome:
- a CDS encoding adenylate kinase, whose translation MIYIFLGPPGSGKGTQAKKLAEKLGIPHVAVGDMLREAVRNETEIGKEIKSFMESGKLVPDNITIKLTQERLQKDDSKSGLILDGFPRSLKQAEALEDILKERDFKVIYFSAPIESIIERNSGRLSCKCGAVFHIKYNPPKNDGICDKCGSQLYQREDDRAEIIKKRYNVYEESTKPLVELYENKKKIIKIDARGAIDDIFSGLVEALGA comes from the coding sequence GTGATTTATATATTTTTAGGTCCACCGGGCAGCGGTAAAGGGACTCAAGCTAAAAAATTAGCTGAAAAATTAGGAATTCCTCATGTTGCAGTTGGGGATATGTTAAGAGAAGCTGTTCGCAATGAGACTGAGATTGGAAAAGAGATAAAATCTTTTATGGAATCAGGAAAACTTGTTCCTGACAACATAACAATAAAGCTTACTCAAGAGAGGCTGCAAAAAGATGACTCGAAGAGTGGTTTGATATTGGATGGATTTCCTCGATCTTTGAAACAGGCCGAAGCCTTGGAGGATATTTTAAAAGAAAGGGATTTTAAAGTTATATATTTTTCTGCTCCAATTGAATCTATTATTGAAAGAAATTCAGGAAGATTAAGCTGTAAATGTGGAGCTGTTTTTCATATAAAGTACAATCCTCCTAAAAATGATGGGATATGTGACAAATGTGGATCTCAGCTTTATCAGAGAGAAGATGATAGAGCTGAGATTATAAAAAAGAGATATAATGTTTATGAAGAATCTACAAAACCTTTGGTTGAGCTTTATGAAAATAAGAAAAAAATAATAAAGATCGATGCTAGAGGCGCTATTGACGATATCTTTTCTGGTTTGGTTGAGGCGTTAGGTGCATGA